Proteins from one Cicer arietinum cultivar CDC Frontier isolate Library 1 chromosome 3, Cicar.CDCFrontier_v2.0, whole genome shotgun sequence genomic window:
- the LOC105851304 gene encoding heat shock cognate 70 kDa protein-like codes for MAKKYKGPAIGIDLGTTYSCVAVWQGQNNRAEIIHNDQGNKTTPSFVAFTNDQRLISEAAKNQAASNPTNTVFDAKRLIGRKYSDSVIQNDIQLWPFKVVAGTDDKPKIIVKYKGGEKSLCAEEISSMILTKMREIAEKFLESPVKNAVVTVPAYFNDSQRKATKDAGAIAGLNVMRIINEPTAAALAYGLQKRAHNVGKRNVFIFDLGGGTFDVSLLTLKDDSFEVKATAGDTHLGGEDFDNRMVNHSVKEFKRKYKVDISGNPRALRRLRTACEKAKRTLSFDTEAIIDIDAIYKGIDFHLSVTRAKFVQLNMDLFEKCLEIVKSCLTDAKMDKSSVDDVVLVGGSSRIPKVKELLQEFFNGKDLCMSINPDEAVAYGAAVQAALLCEGIKNVPNLVLQDVTPLSLGKATLGDVMSVVIPRNTSIPVKKTREYVTVKDNQSHVSINVYEGERLKASENNLLGLFSLSVRRAPRGLPIKVCFTLDADGILNVSAEEETSGNMKVITITNKNGRLSAAEIERMIQEAGNFKAEDMKFVKRVQAMDAIDDYLYNMEKVMKDDSVTSMLNPVDKMMIHSSMKMGKNMICNQKLETFVFVDFLRELKRIFESALNRRNMGN; via the exons ATGGCAAAAAAATACAAGGGTCCAGCAATTGGAATAGACCTTGGAACAACCTATTCATGTGTAGCAGTTTGGCAAGGCCAAAACAATCGTGCAGAGATTATCCATAATGATCAAGGCAACAAAACCACTCCTTCTTTTGTTGCTTTCACTAATGATCAAAGGTTGATTAGTGAAGCTGCTAAGAATCAGGCTGCTTCTAATCCAACCAACACTGTCTTTG aTGCAAAGAGGTTGATTGGAAGGAAATATAGTGATTCTGTTATTCAGAATGACATTCAGTTATGGCCATTTAAGGTTGTTGCTGGTACTGATGACAAGCCAAAGATCATTGTGAAGTATAAAGGTGGCGAAAAGTCCCTTTGTGCTGAGGAAATCTCATCTATGATTCTCACAAAGATGCGCGAGATTGCAGAGAAATTTTTGGAGTCACCTGTCAAGAATGCAGTTGTTACCGTGCCTGCTTATTTCAATGATTCTCAAAGAAAAGCTACAAAAGATGCTGGTGCCATTGCTGGCCTCAATGTAATGCGGATAATCAATGAACCTACTGCTGCTGCTCTTGCATATGGTCTTCAAAAGAGAGCACATAATGTTGGAAAAAGAAATGTCTTCATATTTGATCTTGGTGGTGGCACGTTTGATGTGTCGCTTCTCACACTTAAGGATGATAGCTTTGAAGTGAAGGCCACAGCTGGAGATACACACCTTGGAGGAGAAGACTTTGATAACCGAATGGTGAACCATTCTGTAAAGGAATTTAAGAGGAAGTACAAAGTGGACATTAGTGGAAACCCGAGGGCCTTAAGGAGGTTGAGAACTGCTTGTGAGAAGGCTAAAAGGACACTGTCATTCGATACTGAGGCTATAATTGACATAGATGCTATATACAAGGGAATTGACTTCCATTTGTCAGTCACTCGGGCTAAGTTTGTTCAACTCAACATGGATCTCTTTGAGAAGTGTTTGGAGATTGTCAAAAGTTGTCTTACTGATGCTAAGATGGACAAGAGTAGTGTTGATGATGTTGTCCTTGTTGGTGGTTCTTCTAGGATTCCAAAAGTGAAGGAACTATTGCAAGAATTTTTCAATGGAAAAGATTTGTGCATGAGCATCAACCCAGATGAGGCTGTTGCTTATGGTGCTGCTGTTCAGGCTGCTTTGCTTTGTGAAGGCATTAAGAATGTTCCAAATTTGGTGCTACAAGATGTTACACCGCTGTCGCTTGGTAAGGCCACACTAGGAGATGTCATGAGTGTGGTGATTCCTAGAAACACCTCCATTCCTGTCAAGAAGACAAGAGAATATGTAACAGTTAAAGATAATCAATCCCATGTCTCAATTAATGTTTATGAGGGTGAAAGATTAAAAGCCAGTGAGAACAACCTGCTTGGTTTGTTTAGTCTCTCAGTCCGTCGTGCACCTCGTGGCCTTCCTATCAAAGTATGCTTTACTCTAGATGCTGATGGTATATTAAACGTCTCTGCAGAAGAAGAAACTAGTGGTAATATGAAAGTTATTACTATAACGAACAAAAATGGTAGACTGTCAGCTGCAGAAATTGAGAGAATGATTCAGGAAGCTGGAAATTTCAAGGCTGAAGACATGAAGTTTGTGAAGAGAGTTCAAGCAATGGATGCTATTGATGATTATCTATATAACATGGAGAAAGTAATGAAGGATGATAGTGTTACTTCCATGCTTAATCCAGTAGACAAAATGATGATCCATTCTTCAATGAAGATGGGTAAAAACATGATTTGCAACCAGAAATTAGAAACTTTTGTGTTTGTCGACTTTCTGAGGGAGCTTAAAAGAATCTTTGAATCTGCTTTGAACCGGAGAAACATGGGTAACTGA